The genomic interval TGGCTGGCTACACGGAGGATGATGAGTATGCCACACCGATTTTTCCGGCGGTCTATGGTGCCCGCTACCATGAAAAGTTTATTGCCGATGTCCTGCGTCCCCTTCAGCAGGGTGAAGACATCCCCTGGGATCGCTTTCACAATATTGTGCCGGCAAGGACTTCGGAATATCACAATGCCAGCCTGATTGGTACCGCCCTGCCCGTCTATGAAGCGGGGCAATGTGTTACCTGCGGCATGTGTGTCACCAGTTGTCCGGATTATGCCCTGCGGGTTACGGTTATTTATGATGATGATTATAATGCATTGCCCGCCGCCAGCCAGCGGCTGTTCAAGTCGGTTAACCTGAATCGTTTCACCGGTTATGGGGATGCCTCCTTCAAAGATAGTTATCTTAATATCAATGTGGTGCCATCCTATTGCAAAGGCTGTGGCGCTTGTGTCGCCGTTTGTAAAGCCGGTGCTTTAAAGATGATTGATAAGGCACTTATAACGCCTGATGCACAGAAACAGTTTCTCGATGAAGGGATTTATGACCTAGATCAGAGTGCGAAGGTTCTTCCCTATGTCAAAGAGAGCAAGCCTCTCCAGCAGCTCATGCTTGGTTATTCCGGTCAGAAATTCCTTCCCGGAGGCCACAGCTTATGTCCGGGATGCGGTGAAGGGGTGATTGAAAATCTGGTTTTTACGGCGGCGGAGATGGTCCGCAAAAAACCAAAAATTATTGAAGAGACCTATCAGTCAATTCCTGAACTGATGAAGAAGCACCATGGCAAGGGGCTGCAGCATATGGTTGACCACGGTTTTCATCTCTATACCATCAATGCCACCGGCTGTGCTCAAGTGTCCTGCTTGGGCAATCCCTACAATGCGAGAATTTACCAGTCGGGCCATTATGGTTTTGGTACCGCCAGTGCGGCGGCCCTGGGTTCCCGGATATCACTGTTCAGCGCTTTTAGGAATTTCTACCTTGAGAAGCTGACCAAAGTTCTTGTCTTCGGCGGTGATGGAGCGTTTTACGATATTGGTAATCAGGGTCTTAATTTTGCGTTGGGGGAAAACCAGGATGTTACCTGGATTATCTACAATAATGAAGCCTATATGAATACCGGTTTCCAGAAATCCGGTGCCAGCCGCTATGGTTCCAACCGTACGACCTCTCCCTATGGGTTGGAGCTGCAGGGAAAAGAGGATTTTCATCGTGAGATTGCCATGCAGGCAACGGTTATTCCCGGAGTGTATGTGGCTCGCCTCTCCCTTGCCAACCCCGCCTATGCCCTGAAAATTCTCAAGGAGGCCATAGCCTACAAGGGTCCTTCGTTGATCGAATTTTTCTCCCCCTGTCCCACCGGCCAGGGACTGGCACAGGATGATATGTCAATGGCTGTCTCCCGCATGATGATGGAATCGCGTGCGTGGACGGTCTTTGTCAGGAAGCCATACGCCAAAATTGATATCTCAGGCAACCCTGATGCCGAGGAACTCTTCCCGCGACCGAAGAAGATCAAGGGTCAGGAAGTTCCGCCGGCGACCTTCAGGGATATTGTCGAGCTGATGGGGCAGTTTGTCGGGGATAAGAAAACTATCGACACCATTGTTAAGGTCAATGAACGGCAGAATTTGTTCATGTGGAGTGTTCTGCAGTTTCGTGCCGGGTTGCGGGAGAAAGTGCTTGACGCTGATGAGGTGGCAACATTGATCGCCAACCGTTAGGATTTTTTGCGTGCAGCAAAAAAACAGCCTCACATGAGGCTGTTTTTTTAAGCATATACTTGACAATCTCATGTGGGTATGGCAGAAGGCAGATTCGGCTTACAATCTCTTGCTGAGACGGCTGCATGGAAAACAACCTGGCTTCTCCTTCTTCCTATGGCCGGCGCTGGTATCGCCAGCTGGACGGGCCTGGTTCCTTGGCATCCTTTACCGTCGCCATGGGGGAAACCGACCTGCTGGTGCGGGCAGCTGATGCCGGTTTGCAGCGGCTGGTCAGTGAACGGGTCATTGTCTATCGGCGGCAGATTGAAGCCTTTCTGGCTGATTATCCTGAAGTCCGGATGCAGCTGCACCCCTTTGTTCCCTCTACTGAACTGCTCTTGCCGCCGGTAGTGAAAGAGATGCTTGCCGCAGGTCATCAGGCCGGGGTGGGGCCGATGGCTGCGGTTGCCGGGGCAATCGCTGAAAGGGTTGGCCGTGACCTTCTGCCGTATTCACCGACGGTGATGGTGGAAAATGGCGGCGATATCTTTCTGGCTGGTAAAAGCAGTTACACGCTGGGAATTTTTGCCGGTGCTTCGCCCTTTGCCGGCAAGCTGGCGATCCGTTTGAGCCGGCCGCTACCATTTGCTGCCGGGGTTTGCTCCTCCTCGGCAACCATAGGGCATTCTTTGAGTTTCGGTTCTGCTGATCTGGTCACCATCTATGCCGACTCAACGGCGGCAGCCGATGCCTTGGCTACCGCAATGGGCAACCGGGTGCACCATAAAGACGATCTCCAGCCGGTTGTTAATGAAGCCTTGCGTCATGCTGGTGTCCATGGTGTTGTCATTATTAAAGGCGAGGACCTGGCTGCCGGGGGGGCGCTTGAGCTGATACCGGTGGCCGGCAGTCGTCGTTGAAAGGATACGTATGAAACATACCTATGTACTCCACTTTGATCAGAGTAATTATGATAAGCCCATCGTCTACCGCCTTATTAAAGACTATGATCTAGTTTTTAATATCGTGCGCGCCGTGTTGCTGCCCAAACAGGAGAGTTATCTGGTGATGGAAATCAGCGGTAGTGATTTCCAGTTGGAGCAGGGCCTTGCATATCTGCGGGATAAGGGTGTTGATGTCAATCCTGTTAACAAAAATGTTAAAAGAAACGAGGAAAAATGTATTCATTGTGGTGCCTGTACAGCCATTTGCCCCACCGGTGCCCTGGCTGTTGACTGGCCATCCATGGAAGTGCATTTTTTCGCTGAACAATGTAGTGCCTGTGGATTGTGCGTCACTGCCTGTCCCCCACGGGCGATGGAGGTGAGCTTTTGAAATTATCTACCAAAGGAAGGTATTCCGTCCGGGCGCTGATGGCCTTGGCCACCATTGCCAATCATCAGCATAAGCCGGTATCCCTGAAGCAGATAAGCGTCCACGAGGGGATTTCCGTCAGTTATCTTGAACAGCTGTTTGTCCATTTGCGACGTGCCGGACTGGTGCAGAGCGTCAGGGGTCCGGGCGGCGGCTACCTGCTGGCCAGAAGCCTCAATGATATCAGCGTTGCCGAGATTATGAGTGTCGTGCAGGAATCAGTCCAGCCGGTTAACTGTGCTGATTGCACGATGCAGCAACCGGGGTGCAATCTTAAAAAAGACAGCACCGAATGCATGACCAGGCCGGTCTGGGAAAAACTTGAACAGGTAATCGGCGATTTTCTCAGCTCGGTGACCTTGCAGGATATTATTGCCGGCCAGGTATGACCGTCTATTTGGACTATAACGGTACAACGCCGGTTGATCAGGCGGTCCGCGAAAGTATGCTGCCCTACCTGGGGGAGCATTACGGCAATCCCTCCAGCAGTCATTGGGCTGGTAAAGAGGCTCGTGAAGCCGTAGAACACAGCCGCCGGCAGGTGGCAGCGTTGCTTGGCGGCTCCCCCGAGGAGATTGTTTTTACCAGCGGCGGCTCCGAAAGTGATAACCTGGCGTTGCAGGGGATAGTGTTCGCCAACTGGCGGCCCGGCCAGCCGTCACCTCATATCGTCACTTCAATGGTGGAACATCCAGCGGTCGACAACTGTTGTTCCTTCCTGGAGTCCCTGGGTGTTCGCATTACCCGACTTGCGGTTGACCGGCATGGACGGCTTACGCCAGAACAGGTGGCGGCAGCGATGACCGACGAGACGTTGCTGGTTTCGTTGATGTTGGCAAATAATGAAACGGGAGTCGTCTTTCCATTGGCGGAAATTGCCGAGGTTACCAGGGCACGTGGGGTATTGCTGCATACGGATGCGGTGCAGGCAGTGGGAAAAATGCCAGTTGATGTGCAATCTCTGGGGGTGGATCTGCTGTCGATTTCCGGTCATAAATTTTATGCCCCCAAAGGGATTGGTGCCCTATGGATCAGGTCCGGGGTTTCTGTTGCACCCCTCATCCATGGGGGAGGGCAGGAACAGGGCCGGCGAAGTGGTACCGAGGCGGTTGCCGGCATTGTCGGCTTGGGTAAAGCCGCATCCTTGCTGACTGATAGGCAGCCAGAGGAGATGCAGCGGTTGGCGAAGTTGCGCCATTATTGTGAAGCATCTTTGACCAGTGAACTGCAAGGGGTAACGATTCACGGTGCCGTGGCCGAGCGGCTGACCAATACAACCAGTTTTTCAGTCCCTGGAGTTGATGGTGAATCATTGCGGGTCCATCTTGAGCTGCAGGGTATTGCCGTGTCCGCTGGTTCCGCCTGTTCATCAGGCAATGGCAAGGGTTCACGGGTGCTTGGTGCCATGGGCATTCCCTACGCCATTGCCCAGAGTTCTTTGCGGATCAGCCTTGGTCGCTGGACAACCATTGATGAGATTGACACCTTTGTTGAGATATTGAAAAACGTCAGTACATCTTTACAAGCCATCTCCCCCCTGTATTGAGATGTTTACCGCACTGCTTCTTCAGCGGCCGGCCAATGGCTGCGGCAGCAGCATGTATGGATTTTGACCGCCCGCAGTTTATGTTCCACGGACAATAATCGAGACGATAATAATGGTGGCTGAGATTTTCTCCCCTCTGCCAGTGGCAGTTTTTTTGTTTTTGTCGCAGACGGCAGATCATGGCTGATACGGTAGTTGTCGGGTTCAGCGGTGGCGTTGACAGCGTTGCTGCGGCCATTCTGCTCCAAACTGAAGGATATGCTGTGCAGCTGGTTGCCCTTGATATGGGTACAGCAACGGCGGCTCTCTTCCGTCATCGGGTGGAGAGTGCGGCAGCACTTCTCGATCTGCCTCTCAAAATTGTCATGGTTGGTGATGCGTTCCAACGTCATGTGATCGATTACCTGGCGACATCCTACCTCAAGGCTTTAACTCCCAATCCATGCATCAGATGCAACAGCCTGGTGAAATTCAGTTTTCTTGCCCGGGCACAGAAGCAATGTGGCGCCCGCTGGCTGGCCACCGGCCACTATGTAACCAAGAGGTCATGGCGGGGCGGTGAGCTGGTTCCCGGCCAGGGCAGGGACGACGGCAAGGACCAAAGCTATTTTTTGCAGGCGGTTGATCGTGAGCTTTTTACTGACTGCCGGTTCCCTCTGGGCAGTCTGCAGAAAACGGAAGCGGTTGCCCTTGCCGCTGCCGCTGGTTTCCAGATAGATTCCTATCAGGAAAGTCAGGAACTATGTTTTGTCGGCCAGGGGTCCTACGTTGATGTGCTCCGCCGCCATCCTGGGATGACTGACGGCCAGCCTGGATTGATTGTCAATCGCGCCGGTGATGTTGTTGCCCGCCATCAGGGCATTCATCATTTTACCATCGGCCAGCGGCGTGGATTGGGGATTGCCCATCCCAGCCCGCTCTATGTCTGTGCTCTTGTTCCCGAACGCAATGAGGTGGTGGTGGGTGAGCGGGATGACCTCTATGGCAGAACCGCAGTCATTAAAGGGATGAACTGGTTTATCAAACCGGAACGCTGTCCGGCCAGCCTATGGTGTCAGATCCGCTATCGTCATCAGCCGGCTGCAGCGGCGGTTGAGTTTCTTGATAACGGCCATCTCAAGGTGAATTTTGCCGAGCCGCAGTTCGCCATAACGCCAGGGCAGGGAGCGGCTCTCTATGATGATGGTTGCCTTCTGGGTGGCGGCTGGATCTGCTGATGAACGTGAAAATCATTACCCTGGGATGTAAGCTGAACTTCTATGAATCGTGTGCTTTAAGCGAGGCGTGTGCGCATCTGGGGATGCAGGTGGTCAGCAACGGTGCTGCTGATGTCATCATTATCAACAGCTGCGCAGTGACCGGCAAAGCGGGAATGCAAAGCCGCCAGGCAGTGCGCCGGGAGATAAGGAATAACCCGAATGCCCGGGTGATTATGACCGGTTGCTATGCCCAGTATGAGCCTGATATTGCTGCCGCCATTGATGGACTTAGGGCGGTTGTTGGTAATGCCGGCAAAGCTGAAATTCCCCAATGGTTATCCGGGGATGGCCGCATGGGCAGTCAGTTTCCGGTCCGGTTCGGCTTTGCTGGTGAGATGCCGGTGGCGGCGTTGCGGGCTCGCCATTCACTTGGCCGGACACGGGCCTTCATGAAAATCCAGGATGGCTGCAGTGCTTTTTGCAGCTATTGCATTATTCCCTATCTTCGCGGGCGCCCCCGCAGTCTGCCGATGGATGATGTTGTGGCTGAAGCGGTCCAGCTGGAAGATAATGGCTACCGTGAACTGGTGCTCACCGGCATTCATCTTGGTCAATACGGAATTGATGGCGGCACGAAAGACGGTTTGGTCGATTTGCTCAGGTTGCTGTGTATGCATACGACAATGCGTGTTCGTCTGGGTTCTCTTCAGCCGCCGGAGATTTCCCCGGCCCTTCTGGAGCTGTTGTGTGACGAAGACAATAATCTTTGCGAGCATCTTCACCTGTCGTTGCAGTCGGCCAATGATGAGGTGCTTGCGGCAATGGGCCGCCCCTATGGTCAGCGTGATATTGTTTCGCTGGTGGAAATAATCCGGAACCGGAACAGCCGGGTAACCATGGGGGCCGATATTATCGTTGGTTTTCCCACCGAATCAAGAGCTGCTTTTGCCGATACCAGCCAGGTACTTGCTGATCTTCCCCTGGCTTATCTCCATGTTTTTCCATACTCCCCGAGGCCGGGAACGGCAGCGGCTGGTTTGCCCGACAAGATCTCAGCGGCTGAAAAGAAAGACCGGTCAGCCATGCTGCTGGCCATGGCTGCGAACAAGAAGCGTGATCATTACCGCCACTGCCTCAACCAGCCTCTCAAGGTTCTGGCTGAAGAGAAGGCAGTAATGGATAATCGCGGCAGCGGTTTAGTGGGATATTCGAGAAACTATCTTTCCGTTTTCATTGTGGTGCCGGCCACCCAAATTGCCTCCTGCCTTAACCATGAACACCAGGTAATTCCCCGTCATTATGATGACACCATGCTGTTGGCAGATTTAAGCTGACATGGTTATCAGGATATGATATAAAGAGCATTAAATTAGTTAACATAAAGCTGCAATGATGTGATCGGAGGAAACGCATATGATTGGTAAATCTACCCCCATTCGTGATCTGTTGACCAAATATCCTAAAGCTGCTCAGGTGTTTGCCGACAAGGGCATGGGCTGTCTGGGCTGTTCTGCCTCAATGTTTGAAACGGTTGAGGAGGGAGCTTTGGCTCATGGGCTTGATCCAGAGAAGCTGGTTGATGAGATGAACGCCGCCCTTAAGGGGTGAGATGAGCGGTCATCGGGAACGGCTTGATATGCTCCTGGTTTCCAGGGGTTTGGCCGCCAGTCGTGAGCGTGCCCGGTCCCTCATTCTGGCCGGCAAGGTTATCTGCAACAATCAGACGGTTGACAAGGCCGGACATAAAGTGCCTGGCGATGCTCAAATCCGCTTGAAGGGGAATGATATCCCCTATGTCGGTCGCGGTGGGGTTAAACTGGCAGCCGCGCTGGAAACGTTTACCATTGATCCGACCGGTTGCGTAGCGCTTGATGTGGGAGCATCAACCGGCGGCTTTACCCACTGCCTGCTGCTCCATGGCGCCCGGCAGGTGGTTGCCGTTGACGTGGGTTATGGCCAGCTGGCTTGGGAGCTGCAGCAGGATCCACGGGTGGTGGTGAAGGATAGAACCAATATCCGTTCACTTGTCCCGGGTGATTTTCCCCAGTTGTTTACTTTTACGGTTGTCGATGTGTCGTTTATTTCATTGACCAAGGTGCTGCCGGTTGTTGCCAACCTGGTGGCTCCGGGTTCGCCGTTGGTTGCCCTGGTGAAGCCACAATTTGAGGTAGGCCGCTCTGATATTGGTAAAGGTGGTATTGTCAGGGATGAAAAAAAGCAGCTGGAGGCCGTGGAAAACGTTATTGCCGTGGCCAGTGATCGAGGGCTGCGTTGTGATGGGCGGATGGATTCCCCCATTCTTGGCCAGAAGGGAAATCGGGAGTTTTTGATTCTTCTCCGGCGGCAGTAGGCCGCTGTTCAATGACTGCAGAATGTTGCTGGACCGGGGCCATGAAGTATATGGCCCCGGTTTTTTTATTTCAGAGTGGTGAGTGGCTGGCCGTAGCCCACCAGTTCCAGGTAGCCGTAGCCCAGCAGTGGTTCATTGACAGCCGATGTGCCGCTAATTTTGATCGCGCCCTCCCAGTAGTTGGCCAGCGTGGTATCCGTAGCTCTGATTTCCTGGTCAAGCTGTAGAGGGGAGAGCTGCAGCAGCATTTTTTCCGGTCGTACAATGTTCAACTTCCAGAACAGCGGATAGTTGTTGTGTGTGTGCGGGCTTTGCCAGTCGTCCATCGGAGTTGCCGTGAAATCGCTGCTGGTCAGATGTGTAGCCGTCCCATCGGCAGCAATCATGGTGCCACTGGAGGCTGGATCCTGAGAGCCGTCTTTGTTGCGCATCCGGTAGAGCATCAGGGACCGGCCATCATTAAAATGAATAGCCAACCAGTCCCAGCCAGCCTGGTTGGCGCCCAGCTGATTGGTGGCAAATTCCCGGTCGAGCCAGCTGAGGCCGCTTACCGTCATCTGCTGGTCGTGGAGCGTAATGGTTCCACGGCTTTCCAGCCGAGGCCAGGAATAATAATAGGATGCCTGTCCCGGACCGGAACCTTTATGGCTGAGGCCATTGGTACCGTTCAGGATCGGGGCGTAGGACGGCTGAAGTTGAAGGCTGATGCCATACTCCGGCGTTTTAACCGTCAACTCCATGCCCTTGCCATCCGGCTTCATGGTGATCCGGCTGCCCTTGAGCCAGGTATTCATGGTAGTGATCGCCGCCCCTGCCAATCCGGGACCCGCTCGGCTAATATCCTGATGGGAAAAAAAACGCTGGTTTTCGACGTCACTCAAACCGCTATGGAGGATAAAGAGGTCCCGGATTTTCCAGACGTTATCTTTGTCCGTGGTCTTTTCCAACCGCAGTCCCTGGCGAAAGATGGTGAACTGGTAGCCGAACTGCCTGCCGGTTTCGGTTTCCAGATGGCCGGTGACGTACCACCATTCCGTTTTGAAATCCGGGTGGCTGCCGTGATCCCTGGGAAATTGGAAGGGTCGGGGAGCGACGGCCTGCTGCCAGGCAAGGGCGGGATGAAAAGCGGAGAAACTCTGGGCCAGCAGGAGGAAAAAAAGCCAGCCAATGGTTTTTTTACCGATGGTGGTCATGGCTACCGCTCCCGCATCTGGAATGATGGCTGGCTGTTGGCTATCCGCCAAGCGGGATAAAGACCGGCGGCCATCGATGCAAGGGCGGTGACGGCCGCCATGCCAGGATAGAGGCTTACATCAAATCTGAAATCGATCGTCCAGCCGAACGATTTCAGATTAATAACCTTGATCAGAACCCAGGCGAGGAGGGGGCCGCAGAATGCCGCACCAGCAATCGCCAGCATTCCCAGGGTCAAAGAGTGGCCGAGGGCCAGGGAAAAGACCTCTCCCCGGCTCAGCCCCAGGGCCCGAAGAATGCCGTATTCCCGCTCATTTTCTATATAGATGGCCAGCAGGGCGCTGATAATGCCGAAAAAAGCCACCAGAATGGCAATCATCCTGGTGCTGAGGGTAATGGCAAAGCTGCGATCAAAAATCTCCATGATCCGCTGCCGCAGTTCATGGTTGGCATAGACAAAGCAGGGCAGGGATTTGAGCTGTTGCTGCAAGGTGGCAGCAAATGCTTTCCGATCCACACCCGGAGATAGAAAAAGCGCCATGGAATTAATTCCCTGATCATTGAGCAAACTGGCCAGGTTGTCGTAATCCAGCAGAATAACGCCATGTTCGGTGATATAATCGCGAAAAACCGCAGCAATGGTATACGCCCGGCGGCCCGCATAACCATCCAGACTGATAGTGTCGCCGGCGGTCAGCTGGTTTTTTCGTGCCAGGCTTTCGGAAATGAACACTTCGTCGCCGGTGGCCATTCTCTCCCAGGGATCTCCCGGCAGGGATGCGGTAAAGAGATAGCTGGAGTGGTGCTGCAGGGTTCTGGCATCAACCCCGGAAAGCCTCACCAGGCGATGATTGAACTGATAGCGGATGTTGCGATAGCGGTTGATGGCTGCTACGTGGTCAAGCTGTCGGACAGCGGTGATCAGCTGTGGATCAAGGAGACTGGCGTCATAATCCCGGTCGCTGTCGGTAATGAAAAAATCACCTTGGATACTGTTGAGAAACCAGTGGTCGACCGTTTGACGAAAGGAGCCGATCATCAACGAGATGGCCATCGACATCGCCAAAGCAACCATCAGGGCGGCAATGGCCGGTGCACTCCGGCTCAGTGAGCGTTTGACGGCGCCGACCGCCAGCCGCCACTTGATGAGGGGCATGGTGCTGGCGGTAAGGAATGAGATGCAGCGTTCGGTGGCCAATGGAACCATCAGGGAGGAACCAAGACAAATGCCGAAGGCGGCGGCGAAGCCGAAGTAGGGGGTAGGTGAAGGAAGGTAGGCAATGATCAGAGAAAGAAGAATGGTTCCGAGCCCGGCAAGGAAATTTCGCCGGCGGTGGGTAAAGGTCCGATCCTCTCCCTGACGGCGGGAGAGCAGGGAAACAATGGTGGCGTGACGAATCTCCAAGAGAGGGAAAAAAGCCGCTACCCAAGCGGCGGCAACTCCCACCAGCAATCCCTGAACAAGGAAAACAACTGTGATTCTAGGTGGTTGTGAGCGAAGAAAAAAGTAGAGATCGGAGATGGTCTGGTTGATGATCACCAGCGAGTAGCGGGCCAGGCCATATCCGAGCAACAGGCCGACCAAGGATCCGATGATGGCGACCAGAGTGATTTCCGTGAGCAGCGCCCAGGAAATCTGGGTTGGGGAAAAGCCCATGGTCAGCAGGATGCCGATCTCCCGGCGGCGCTGGAGCAGAGAGAAGAGAACGGTATTGTAAACCAGGTAAAACCCCACAAAAAGCGATAGCAGGCTCAAGGCAGTGAGGTTGAGATTGAATGAGTCCAGCATGGAGGTGTAAAGGTCGGTGCGGCTGGCGGTTTTTACCAGTTGGAGATGTTCGGGCAATAGCTGCTCGACCTCCGTTACCGTCTTTTGATTATCAATAAGAAGCAAGATGCTTTTCAGCTTGCCACGTCCCTGCAGCATCTCCTGGACCCAGGAAATATCACCATAGACAACCGGTCGGTCACTGCTTTCGGGAACCGCGATGGTTGTCAGAATGCCTAAAGTGCGAATCCTGCTGTCCCGGCCGCCGTTGTCAAGGTGCAGCTGCTGGTGTCCGTTGGCCAGCTTGAGCGCTGCAGGGGTGGCGGCAACGGTGCCGGGTTCGGTCAGGAAACGGCTCAGAGTGTCCGGTGCCAGGGACTGGTCAAACAGCGGGTTGAGTTTCCTGGCCGCCAGCGGGTCGAGACCAACCATGGTTATTTCCCGGCCGCTAACCGGCAGGGTGCCACGCACTTCCGGTGCTGCCTGCAGGCCTGGGATGGCAGTCATCAGCAGGCCGTAGATGCTTTCATCAATGATGCCGCTGGCAGAGGAAATTTCATGGGTTGCCCGGCTGGTGATGGCCGTGGTGGCTTGGGAAAAGGATTGCAGTGCGGAGCGGTTGGCCAGGTGGATACCGGAGACCATGCTCACCCCCAGGGCAACGCCGAAAATCCAGATGGCCGTCGACAGCGGCTGCCGCCGGTGGTGCAGCATGAAGGCTTTTAGAAGTCTAAACATCGTTTTGCAGGTGTCCGTCGATAATATGCAGACGGCGGGAGCAAACCGCCGCTGCTTCGCTGCTATGTGTGACCATAATCAGGGTGGTGCCGAAGGTCTTGCAGATATGGTTCATGAGAGCGACGATATTCAGTCCGGTTTCCAGATCAAGATTGCCGGTCGGCTCGTCGGCCAGGATCAGCCGGGGTTTTTTCACCAGGGCCCTGATCACTGCCGCCCGCTGCTGCTCTCCACCCGAGACCTCCTCAGGGTAGCGGTGAAGCTTGTCACTGATGCCGGCTGCCTGACAGAGATCGGCAAGGAGCTGACCTTCTCTGCGGCCCAGCAGGGCCAGCGGCAGACTGATGTTCTCCGCCAACGTCAGGGTGGGCAACAGGTTGAAGAACTGGAAGATGAAGCCGATGTCATGGCGGCGGTAAAGGGTGGCATTTTTTTCCGAGAATGAAGATGCTTCCTGGCTGTCGATCAACAGGCGGCCGCTGCTTGGTTTATCAATCAGGGCCAGGAGGTTCAGCAGGGTAGATTTCCCTGAGCCGCTTTTGCCCAGCAGGGCCAGGCGATCGCCGGCCATAATCTGTAGGTCTATGCCTTTGAGGGCCTCAACCGGCACGGCACCGGCATAGGTTTTTGTCAGCTTTTCCAGCTGGATAAAGCATGGAGATGCCGGTTGCGGCTGGTTCATGAAGATAGTCTTTCAGGTGTTATGAGTTTTTATTGCGGTTGTCAATTTTTACCATTAAGGGTATATAACTGTCAAACTAGTGATCTGGTAGAGTAAAGTCAAGAGGCTCCAGAGCAATGCGGCGACCTACAAAAAAGATCGTTTTCGACAATCTGCCGGTTGGCGGTGATGCGCCGATCGCGGTTCAATCGATGACCAACACCGACACCCGGGATGTCGCAGCAACGATTGGCCAGATTAAGCGGCTGGAGTCGGTGGGCTGCGAACTAGTCCGGGTGGCGGTGCCGGATATGGCGGCAGCAAAAGCCTTGGGGGCGATTAAAGCAGGGATTGCCATTCCCTTGATTGCCGATATTCACTTCCATCACCGACTGGCCATTGAGGCGGTGGAACAGGGGGTGGATGGCCTGCGGCTGAATCCCGGCAATATCGGTTCGGCTGCCCGGGTGCGGGAAGTGGTTCAGGCCTGTCGGGACCACTCGATTCCCATCCGCATCGGGGTAAACGCCGGCTCTCTGGAAAAAGAGGTGGTGGCAGCCCATGGTCATACCCCCCGGGCTATGGTTGCCAGTGCACTGGGCCATATTCGTTTGTTGGAAGATGAACAGTTTGATCTGATCAAGGTGTCGCTGAAATCCTCCAACGTTCCCCATACGGTTGAAGCCTATCGCCTGCTGGCTCAGGAGGTGGATTATCCCTTTCACATCGGGATCACCGAAGCGGGGACTCCCCTGCGGGGCGCTATCAAGTCGGCGGTGGGCATTGGTATTTTGCTTTATCTTGGTTTCGGGGATACCCTTAGGGTTTCATTGACTGGCGATCCGGTGGAAGAGATCTTCGTCGCCTACCAGATACTCCAGAGCCTTGGAGTGCGGCATCGTGGAATTGAGCTGATCTCCTGCCCCACTTGCGGTCGAACCGAGATTGATCTCATCGGCTTGGCGCAGGCGGTGGAACACCGCCTGCAGCATATTCGCAAACCGCTGAAGGTGGCGGTGATGGGCTGCGTGGTCAACGGTCCCGGTGAGGCCCGGGAGGCAGATGTGGGCATTGCCGGCGGTCGAGGGAACGGTCTGCTGTTCAAGCAGGGTGAAGTGGTCTGCAAGGTGGCGGAAGACCGGCTGCTGGATGTCCTGGTGGCGGAGGTCGAAGCGCTGGCCGGCGAAAATTCCTGTTGAGATAGTCATGGGTTGTTCAACCAGGTTGACTGCCGGCTGCAGGCTGGATAAAATCATGAGTAAGAATTTTCAGTCCCGAAATCTGTGGCAGCTGGGTAATGTGTTGCATCAGTTGCT from Candidatus Anaeroferrophillus wilburensis carries:
- a CDS encoding TlyA family RNA methyltransferase is translated as MSGHRERLDMLLVSRGLAASRERARSLILAGKVICNNQTVDKAGHKVPGDAQIRLKGNDIPYVGRGGVKLAAALETFTIDPTGCVALDVGASTGGFTHCLLLHGARQVVAVDVGYGQLAWELQQDPRVVVKDRTNIRSLVPGDFPQLFTFTVVDVSFISLTKVLPVVANLVAPGSPLVALVKPQFEVGRSDIGKGGIVRDEKKQLEAVENVIAVASDRGLRCDGRMDSPILGQKGNREFLILLRRQ
- a CDS encoding carotenoid 1,2-hydratase is translated as MTTIGKKTIGWLFFLLLAQSFSAFHPALAWQQAVAPRPFQFPRDHGSHPDFKTEWWYVTGHLETETGRQFGYQFTIFRQGLRLEKTTDKDNVWKIRDLFILHSGLSDVENQRFFSHQDISRAGPGLAGAAITTMNTWLKGSRITMKPDGKGMELTVKTPEYGISLQLQPSYAPILNGTNGLSHKGSGPGQASYYYSWPRLESRGTITLHDQQMTVSGLSWLDREFATNQLGANQAGWDWLAIHFNDGRSLMLYRMRNKDGSQDPASSGTMIAADGTATHLTSSDFTATPMDDWQSPHTHNNYPLFWKLNIVRPEKMLLQLSPLQLDQEIRATDTTLANYWEGAIKISGTSAVNEPLLGYGYLELVGYGQPLTTLK
- a CDS encoding ABC transporter permease; the encoded protein is MFRLLKAFMLHHRRQPLSTAIWIFGVALGVSMVSGIHLANRSALQSFSQATTAITSRATHEISSASGIIDESIYGLLMTAIPGLQAAPEVRGTLPVSGREITMVGLDPLAARKLNPLFDQSLAPDTLSRFLTEPGTVAATPAALKLANGHQQLHLDNGGRDSRIRTLGILTTIAVPESSDRPVVYGDISWVQEMLQGRGKLKSILLLIDNQKTVTEVEQLLPEHLQLVKTASRTDLYTSMLDSFNLNLTALSLLSLFVGFYLVYNTVLFSLLQRRREIGILLTMGFSPTQISWALLTEITLVAIIGSLVGLLLGYGLARYSLVIINQTISDLYFFLRSQPPRITVVFLVQGLLVGVAAAWVAAFFPLLEIRHATIVSLLSRRQGEDRTFTHRRRNFLAGLGTILLSLIIAYLPSPTPYFGFAAAFGICLGSSLMVPLATERCISFLTASTMPLIKWRLAVGAVKRSLSRSAPAIAALMVALAMSMAISLMIGSFRQTVDHWFLNSIQGDFFITDSDRDYDASLLDPQLITAVRQLDHVAAINRYRNIRYQFNHRLVRLSGVDARTLQHHSSYLFTASLPGDPWERMATGDEVFISESLARKNQLTAGDTISLDGYAGRRAYTIAAVFRDYITEHGVILLDYDNLASLLNDQGINSMALFLSPGVDRKAFAATLQQQLKSLPCFVYANHELRQRIMEIFDRSFAITLSTRMIAILVAFFGIISALLAIYIENEREYGILRALGLSRGEVFSLALGHSLTLGMLAIAGAAFCGPLLAWVLIKVINLKSFGWTIDFRFDVSLYPGMAAVTALASMAAGLYPAWRIANSQPSFQMRER
- a CDS encoding ABC transporter ATP-binding protein — its product is MNQPQPASPCFIQLEKLTKTYAGAVPVEALKGIDLQIMAGDRLALLGKSGSGKSTLLNLLALIDKPSSGRLLIDSQEASSFSEKNATLYRRHDIGFIFQFFNLLPTLTLAENISLPLALLGRREGQLLADLCQAAGISDKLHRYPEEVSGGEQQRAAVIRALVKKPRLILADEPTGNLDLETGLNIVALMNHICKTFGTTLIMVTHSSEAAAVCSRRLHIIDGHLQNDV